The proteins below come from a single Rosa rugosa chromosome 2, drRosRugo1.1, whole genome shotgun sequence genomic window:
- the LOC133728148 gene encoding UBP1-associated protein 2C — MDPTKKRKLDENGVVLDTDPSIPKLDREDARKIIERFTPDQLIDVLLDAISRHSDVLDAVRLIADPDTAQRKLFIRGLGWDTTTEGLRSLFSAYGELEEAIVILDKNTGKSKGYGFVTFKHVDAAYLALKEPSKKIDGRMTVTQLAAAGNQGSTTASVNPVDVSLRKIYVANVPYEMAADKLLAHFAQYGEVEEGPLGFDKQTGKCKGYALFVYKSPEGAQKALVDPIKNIEGRQLNCKFASDGKKPKMGGGGADGGAGQGSVGGPNAHGDGMGMAPPSSMPGQYGGPGGFGYGGFSGGQPPLGHHPLGGPVGNQGPGSGGYGSGLGGAYNYGGPGSTGYGLGGAGGLGGVGGGGAPGSGTGGTGSSLYGLPPSSGGLPSARYPEGGPYGLSAFQNQHHQPGTSPLPRVPPGGMYPNAPYY, encoded by the coding sequence ATGgacccaaccaagaagcgcaaGCTCGACGAGAACGGCGTCGTTTTGGACACCGACCCCTCCATCCCCAAGCTCGATCGCGAAGACGCCCGGAAAATCATCGAGCGATTCACCCCGGATCAGCTCATCGACGTCCTCCTCGACGCCATCTCCCGCCACTCCGACGTCCTCGACGCCGTCCGATTGATCGCCGATCCCGACACCGCCCAGCGCAAGCTCTTCATCCGCGGCCTCGGCTGGGACACCACCACCGAGGGCCTCCGCAGCCTCTTCTCCGCCTACGGCGAGCTCGAGGAAGCCATCGTCATTCTCGACAAGAACACCGGCAAGAGCAAAGGCTACGGCTTCGTCACCTTCAAGCACGTCGACGCCGCCTACCTCGCCCTCAAGGAGCCCAGCAAGAAGATCGACGGCCGCATGACCGTCACGCAGCTCGCCGCCGCCGGCAACCAGGGCTCCACCACCGCCTCCGTCAACCCCGTCGACGTCTCGCTCCGGAAGATCTACGTGGCCAATGTGCCGTATGAGATGGCGGCGGATAAGCTGCTGGCGCATTTCGCACAGTACGGCGAGGTTGAGGAGGGGCCGCTAGGGTTTGACAAGCAGACCGGCAAGTGCAAAGGCTATGCTTTGTTTGTGTACAAGTCTCCGGAGGGTGCGCAGAAGGCGCTGGTTGATCCCATCAAGAACATTGAGGGGAGGCAGTTGAATTGTAAGTTTGCTAGCGATGGGAAGAAGCCCAAGATGGGCGGCGGCGGTGCCGACGGTGGCGCCGGGCAGGGGTCGGTGGGTGGACCGAATGCCCATGGAGATGGGATGGGGATGGCTCCGCCGTCGTCGATGCCTGGGCAGTATGGCGGGCCCGGTGGGTTTGGGTATGGGGGGTTTTCGGGTGGCCAACCTCCGTTGGGGCATCATCCTCTGGGTGGACCTGTGGGAAATCAGGGGCCGGGGAGTGGTGGGTATGGTTCTGGGCTGGGTGGTGCTTATAATTACGGTGGGCCCGGTTCTACAGGATATGGTTTGGGTGGTGCTGGTGGGTTGGGTGGagttggtggtggtggagctCCTGGTAGCGGCACTGGTGGTACTGGGTCGTCTTTGTATGGATTGCCACCGAGCTCAGGTGGGTTGCCTTCTGCTAGGTATCCTGAGGGTGGACCTTATGGCCTGTCAGCATTTCAGAATCAACACCACCAGCCAGGTACATCACCCTTGCCAAGGGTTCCTCCCGGGGGAATGTATCCCAATGCACCGTATTACTGA